The Brachyspira hyodysenteriae ATCC 27164 genome includes a window with the following:
- a CDS encoding ComEC/Rec2 family competence protein, giving the protein MESLKEIKNNNIFFLYPLTYIIYITLSFSIGIALAFKTNNFLYISIIISLVLIVLSIILALKNKLNISIIMLIFSCSFIGYSYTIIRYYDILKNPLSNFDKPIEAYNAKILSYDGVIGFRERYIAYVDKVYDGTNWYNYAGNIRLYNDSSKTLFINDEITVSSKINLYKNILTNDDIYNSKIIIEVLSDRMLYGAASIYRYNNFVIQKNGFSIINYINAHSIKIRNIIKKSLGSNMEAIPYSIAQGIMIGDKNIIPYHIRQYFIDAGISHILSISGLHISMILSILFLILSFFPINFYNRILISTIITIIIYPPMTLFSVSIIRASIMAFCLLISYYFDRNRNAINALFLSGLIILLLNPNSIKDISFQFSFLATLGIIIYYPIFNFYIIKNIIKINTNNKITNLVKNISIKLLAFLSINIFALITVFPLSVYHFHIINITSIISNIFAVPLSFMILSSSLITIITYQIYEPLSIFPSASAEFFSELLINLSNKFSSINFLKYELNFNLYFAVFITFIIVFIGIIIRIKINKSNTLLTKDLTRI; this is encoded by the coding sequence ATGGAATCGTTAAAAGAAATTAAAAATAATAACATTTTTTTTCTATATCCGCTTACATATATAATATACATTACATTATCATTTTCAATTGGCATAGCTTTAGCATTCAAAACTAATAACTTTCTTTATATTTCAATTATAATTTCTTTAGTACTTATAGTTTTATCAATAATATTAGCATTAAAAAATAAATTAAATATTTCTATAATAATGCTAATATTTTCATGTTCATTCATTGGATACAGTTATACAATTATAAGGTATTATGATATATTAAAAAATCCGCTTAGTAATTTTGACAAACCAATAGAAGCATACAATGCAAAAATATTATCATATGATGGAGTTATAGGTTTCAGAGAAAGATATATTGCTTATGTAGATAAAGTTTATGACGGCACTAATTGGTATAATTATGCAGGAAATATAAGACTATATAATGATTCATCAAAAACATTATTTATTAATGATGAAATAACAGTATCATCAAAAATAAATTTATACAAAAATATATTAACTAACGATGACATTTATAATTCTAAAATAATAATAGAAGTTTTATCAGACAGAATGCTTTACGGCGCAGCAAGCATATACAGATATAATAATTTTGTAATTCAAAAAAACGGATTTTCTATTATTAATTATATAAATGCCCATTCTATAAAAATAAGAAACATAATAAAAAAATCATTAGGCTCAAATATGGAAGCTATACCCTACTCTATAGCACAAGGAATAATGATAGGCGATAAAAATATAATACCATATCATATAAGACAATACTTTATAGATGCTGGAATATCCCATATACTTTCTATATCAGGACTTCATATTTCAATGATACTTTCAATTTTATTTTTAATACTATCGTTCTTTCCTATAAACTTTTATAACAGAATATTAATATCTACAATAATTACAATAATTATATATCCTCCTATGACATTATTTTCAGTTTCTATAATAAGAGCAAGTATAATGGCATTTTGTCTTCTTATATCATATTATTTTGACAGAAACAGAAATGCTATAAATGCATTATTTCTATCAGGATTAATTATATTACTGTTAAATCCAAATTCAATTAAAGATATAAGTTTTCAATTTTCATTTTTAGCAACTTTAGGAATAATTATTTATTATCCTATATTCAATTTCTATATAATAAAAAATATAATAAAAATAAATACAAATAATAAAATTACAAACTTAGTAAAAAATATTTCTATAAAACTATTGGCATTTTTATCAATAAATATATTTGCACTTATAACTGTTTTTCCATTAAGCGTATATCATTTTCATATAATAAATATCACTTCTATAATATCCAATATATTTGCTGTACCTCTATCTTTTATGATACTATCATCATCTCTAATAACAATAATAACATATCAAATATATGAACCATTATCAATTTTTCCATCAGCATCAGCCGAATTTTTCTCAGAACTTTTAATAAATTTGTCAAATAAATTCAGCAGTATTAATTTTCTTAAATATGAATTAAATTTTAACTTATATTTTGCAGTATTTATAACGTTTATAATAGTGTTTATAGGAATCATAATAAGAATAAAAATTAATAAATCAAATACTTTATTAACAAAAGATTTAACAAGAATTTAA
- a CDS encoding TetR/AcrR family transcriptional regulator, translated as MTPREQIVNAGKRLFKKYGFKKASMSDIALMVHKSKSSIYHYFNSKEEIFFAIAENEANDLKKELYEAIKKEDTAETKLRAYILTRQKGYIKLANLYEALHSEIFEDFTLIEHMRAQYHKEEYNTIKMILRSGVKKGLFNIDLRLATEAILAIIKGFELEWAKNKNSEVYEKDLDTIINIIFYGIVKRN; from the coding sequence ATGACTCCTCGGGAACAGATAGTAAATGCTGGAAAAAGACTATTTAAAAAGTACGGATTCAAAAAAGCATCTATGAGTGATATAGCATTGATGGTACATAAATCAAAAAGCAGCATTTATCATTATTTCAATAGTAAAGAAGAAATATTTTTTGCCATAGCAGAAAATGAAGCTAATGATCTAAAAAAAGAGTTATATGAAGCGATAAAAAAAGAAGATACAGCAGAAACTAAATTAAGAGCATATATTCTTACAAGACAGAAAGGTTATATAAAACTTGCAAATCTTTATGAAGCACTTCATAGTGAAATATTTGAAGACTTCACTCTTATAGAACATATGAGGGCACAATATCATAAAGAAGAATATAATACAATAAAAATGATATTAAGAAGCGGAGTTAAAAAAGGGCTATTCAATATAGATTTAAGACTTGCCACTGAAGCTATTCTTGCCATAATAAAGGGTTTTGAATTGGAATGGGCTAAAAATAAAAATTCAGAGGTTTATGAAAAAGATTTGGATACTATTATAAATATTATTTTCTATGGAATCGTTAAAAGAAATTAA